Proteins encoded in a region of the Clostridium beijerinckii genome:
- a CDS encoding iron-containing alcohol dehydrogenase, producing MENFNYSIPTKVYFGKGQIKNLAAIIKEYGNKILIAYGGGSIKKIGLYDEMIKILNDNSISYVELSGIEPNPRIETVRKGIKICKENNVEVVLAVGGGSTIDCAKVIAAGVKYEGDPWDLVTTPQKINEVLPIVTILTLSATGSEMDPHAVISDMTTNQKLGTGHENMKPKASILDPEYTYSVPKNQTAAGTADIMSHIFETYFNHTKGVDIQDSTAEGLLRACIKYGKIAIENPKDYDARANLMWASSWAINGLISYGTNSPWVVHPMEHELSAFYDITHGVGLAILTPHWMKYSLDDTTVFKFAQYGINVWGIDKNLDKFEIANKAIEKTSEFFKELGIPSTLREVGIEEDKLELMAKKAMNPYFKYAFKPLDENDILNIFKAAL from the coding sequence ATGGAAAATTTTAATTATTCAATACCTACTAAAGTTTATTTTGGAAAAGGTCAAATTAAAAATCTTGCTGCCATAATTAAAGAATATGGTAATAAAATACTTATAGCATATGGTGGAGGAAGTATTAAGAAAATTGGGTTATACGATGAAATGATTAAAATATTAAATGATAATTCAATATCATATGTTGAGCTTTCAGGAATAGAGCCAAATCCAAGAATTGAAACAGTAAGAAAAGGAATTAAAATTTGTAAGGAAAATAATGTTGAAGTAGTTCTTGCTGTAGGAGGCGGAAGTACAATAGATTGTGCGAAAGTTATTGCAGCAGGAGTAAAATATGAAGGAGATCCTTGGGATTTAGTAACTACTCCACAAAAAATTAATGAAGTATTGCCTATAGTAACAATATTAACACTATCAGCGACTGGTTCTGAGATGGATCCACATGCTGTGATTTCTGATATGACAACTAATCAAAAATTAGGTACAGGTCATGAAAATATGAAACCAAAAGCTTCAATTTTAGATCCTGAGTACACTTATTCAGTTCCTAAAAATCAAACTGCGGCTGGAACTGCTGATATTATGAGTCATATATTTGAAACTTATTTTAACCATACAAAGGGTGTGGATATCCAAGATAGTACAGCCGAAGGATTGCTCAGAGCTTGTATAAAATATGGTAAGATTGCAATAGAGAATCCAAAGGATTACGATGCAAGAGCAAACTTGATGTGGGCTTCAAGCTGGGCTATTAATGGCTTGATTTCATATGGAACAAATTCACCTTGGGTGGTACATCCAATGGAACATGAATTAAGTGCTTTTTATGATATAACACATGGGGTTGGTTTGGCTATATTAACACCTCATTGGATGAAATATTCTTTAGACGATACTACTGTCTTTAAGTTTGCTCAATATGGAATAAATGTTTGGGGAATAGATAAAAACTTAGATAAGTTTGAAATAGCAAATAAAGCAATAGAAAAGACATCTGAATTCTTTAAGGAATTGGGTATACCAAGCACTTTAAGAGAAGTTGGTATTGAAGAAGATAAGTTAGAACTAATGGCAAAAAAGGCTATGAATCCATATTTTAAGTACGCTTTTAAGCCATTAGATGAAAATGATATATTAAATATTTTTAAAGCAGCACTTTAG
- a CDS encoding S66 family peptidase — MKLFSKGDKVGIVACSNGLDKSNELKMNELRETLEELGLIPVFSDNLYKNYSVFNGSNKEKAEILMNFFIDNDIKGIFDVSGGDLANGILDYLNFETIKNNVKPFFGYSDLSVVINAIYSQTNMQTYLYQIRNLIDARREVQVEEFKNTFMDNGSKLLTFNYEWVQGSSMEGIVVGGNLRCLLKLAGTKYMPSFKDKIIFLESLGGDVPKMFTYLTQYKQLGVFEQVKGIILGEFSEMEREKQFPNILEITKEIVGNSNIPIVKTSEIGHNKSSKCIIIGGKIKL; from the coding sequence ATGAAGTTATTTAGTAAGGGTGATAAAGTAGGAATTGTTGCTTGTTCAAATGGCTTAGATAAAAGTAATGAATTAAAGATGAACGAGTTAAGAGAAACATTAGAAGAATTAGGACTTATACCTGTATTTAGCGATAATTTATATAAAAATTATTCTGTATTTAATGGAAGTAATAAAGAAAAAGCTGAAATATTAATGAATTTTTTTATAGATAATGATATTAAGGGGATTTTTGATGTATCTGGTGGTGACTTGGCTAATGGTATTTTAGATTATTTAAATTTTGAAACGATAAAAAATAATGTTAAACCATTTTTTGGATATAGTGATTTGTCCGTAGTTATTAATGCCATATATTCTCAAACGAATATGCAGACTTATTTATATCAAATAAGGAATTTAATTGATGCTAGAAGAGAAGTTCAAGTGGAAGAATTTAAAAATACATTTATGGATAATGGAAGTAAACTTTTAACATTTAATTATGAATGGGTGCAAGGAAGTTCTATGGAAGGAATTGTGGTAGGCGGAAATCTCAGATGTTTATTAAAACTGGCAGGTACAAAATATATGCCGAGTTTTAAAGATAAAATTATTTTCTTAGAAAGTTTAGGTGGTGACGTTCCAAAAATGTTCACGTATTTGACACAATATAAACAACTGGGAGTATTTGAGCAAGTTAAAGGAATAATTCTTGGTGAATTTAGTGAAATGGAAAGAGAAAAACAATTTCCAAATATTTTGGAAATTACTAAAGAAATAGTAGGGAATTCTAATATTCCAATTGTAAAAACTAGTGAAATTGGTCATAACAAAAGTTCAAAATGCATAATAATTGGAGGGAAAATAAAATTATAG
- a CDS encoding extracellular solute-binding protein has protein sequence MLKNFRRLSITIVMLLINSIAFTGCKIDTRDNYGLDKDNPVAVEVWHYYNGIQKIEFDKMVEEFNKSVGKDKGIIVEAFNQGSVSELTDKVIDITKKKVGAEKMPDAFMAYPDTAYEIEKLGLLSDFGKYMSENEINKYIDSYMNEGKLDSEDKLTIFPLAKSTEILMVNKTDWETFSEETNADISEFNTWEGIANLAKKYYDWTDRKTEAKDDGKTFFGRDAMANYMIIGSKELGEEIFKVTNGKLEVNINEKVMRKLWDNFYVPYINGYYGAYGRFRSDDAKVGNIIALVGSTSGAGYFPDSVITNDDQNYKIESMILPLPKFKDSKVAYMPQQGAGMVMIKSDSRHEYAVTEFLKWFTDSDRNAKFSIAAGYLPVKKEANHSEFIEGKINNNDVLDAPKNSQEAVLQAIDQERTYKFYTSKAFNGADEARDILEKSMLEKAKIDREKVKALLKKGISRGQAIKSFNTDDNFNNWLEDLRKSINAVT, from the coding sequence ATGTTAAAAAACTTTAGGAGATTATCTATAACAATAGTTATGTTATTAATAAATTCTATTGCTTTTACCGGATGTAAAATTGATACAAGAGACAATTATGGTCTGGATAAGGACAATCCTGTTGCAGTAGAAGTATGGCATTATTATAATGGAATACAAAAAATAGAGTTTGATAAAATGGTAGAGGAATTTAATAAAAGCGTAGGTAAAGACAAAGGAATAATTGTTGAAGCATTTAATCAAGGAAGCGTAAGTGAACTTACGGATAAGGTTATTGATATCACAAAGAAAAAAGTTGGAGCAGAAAAAATGCCAGATGCTTTTATGGCATATCCGGATACAGCTTATGAGATAGAGAAGTTAGGACTTTTATCAGACTTTGGCAAATATATGTCAGAGAATGAAATAAATAAATATATAGACAGTTACATGAATGAAGGAAAATTGGATAGTGAAGACAAGCTAACTATATTTCCATTAGCTAAATCTACAGAAATTTTAATGGTAAACAAAACAGATTGGGAAACGTTTTCTGAGGAGACAAATGCAGATATAAGTGAGTTTAATACTTGGGAAGGAATAGCAAATTTAGCTAAAAAATACTATGATTGGACTGATAGAAAAACAGAAGCTAAAGATGACGGGAAAACTTTTTTCGGCAGAGATGCTATGGCAAATTACATGATAATTGGAAGTAAAGAATTAGGTGAGGAGATATTTAAGGTTACTAATGGCAAGCTAGAGGTTAATATTAATGAAAAGGTTATGAGAAAGCTATGGGATAATTTTTATGTGCCATATATAAATGGATATTACGGAGCATATGGCAGATTTCGTTCTGATGATGCAAAGGTAGGAAATATAATCGCATTAGTAGGATCTACGTCTGGAGCAGGATACTTTCCAGATTCAGTTATAACAAATGACGATCAAAACTATAAAATTGAATCGATGATTTTACCGCTTCCTAAGTTTAAAGATTCAAAAGTTGCGTATATGCCACAACAAGGTGCAGGTATGGTCATGATTAAATCTGACTCTAGACATGAATATGCAGTTACAGAATTTTTAAAGTGGTTTACAGATTCTGATAGAAATGCTAAGTTTTCAATAGCAGCTGGATATTTACCTGTTAAGAAAGAAGCAAATCATAGTGAATTTATTGAGGGGAAAATTAATAATAACGATGTTTTGGATGCCCCAAAAAATTCACAAGAAGCTGTTTTACAAGCTATAGATCAGGAAAGAACATATAAGTTTTATACAAGTAAAGCTTTTAATGGCGCAGATGAAGCAAGAGATATTTTAGAAAAATCTATGCTGGAAAAAGCAAAAATAGATAGAGAAAAGGTAAAAGCTTTATTGAAAAAGGGAATTTCTAGAGGACAAGCTATAAAGAGTTTTAATACAGATGATAATTTTAATAATTGGCTTGAAGATTTAAGGAAAAGCATTAATGCAGTTACTTAA
- a CDS encoding bifunctional diguanylate cyclase/phosphodiesterase, giving the protein MFLIKNKNSIIRKLLIPMVIVVLAQVVLFVSVVLLSGIVGILKNNSFNLLNQKIQSRGSYVQNEMIQHWSNVSESESLINANILHKLHSKGITVKDLDNNTQFTKELLEDVSSNLIFMLRKNYVTGAFLILDNDSEEKVGLYFRDLDPNSNPSDNSDLLMERGPASIAQNLGIPLDTWWNNRFIFSQNKNSSPEDFFSKPINAAADNKGLSYKDLGYWSKPFSLNDKDIQIVTYSVPLLDENGKPYGVLGIAISLNYLNSLLSYDEIDSNGKGVYLVGVDDNKNMNFEKITTTGPLAGKILGEEKNIQFNKKEIYDSIYKIKEPDSKNIAYASTKYINLYNTNTPFEKDTWAIIGIIEKDNLLYYSERFERLLVVSLIISTLGGIIVIVIVGQRVTKPIRNLAQDVRESNPSKPIELGKISISEIDELSSAIMTLSSNVADSASKMSQIIKLFNMPIGAFEYKIGHEVVLCTDTFFDVIGIEKSKRFDSYVDKRYFSKIIKKITEEKESFQEETYRIKGANKETKWIKLKILEEESRTLGVVSDITQEILEKQKIEYERDYDILTNMLNRRAFHNTVKEILESDDLKVGAFIMWDLDNLKYVNDTYGHDYGDEYIRKASEILKEFEKYGGIVGRRSGDEFYTFLYGYEDKYEIRKIVKSIHSGIENSVLKLPNNRELKIRISTGIAWYPYDAVTFNDLAKYSDFAMYKIKKTVKGNISEFNKEEYTEDSFLFSSQEDLNKLLDEKLIKYAFQPIIDARTGKVFAYEALMRSQLESLRNPLHIIKLATADSRLYEIEKITFFKALESFVRNKEEFKDAKLFINSLPNYVLSYEDTKRFEELYGEHLDRLVIELLENERSNGDNISIKRKVIEKWNAKLAIDDFGSGYNNEAVLLAITPDYVKIDMEIVRGIDKDLNRQQISKNLISYAKQRKIKVVAEGVETREELTKLIEFGVDYLQGYYFSKPEFTPPEISKDLVMDILEINKEFNTK; this is encoded by the coding sequence ATGTTCTTAATAAAAAATAAGAACTCTATAATTAGAAAGTTACTTATTCCAATGGTAATTGTTGTATTAGCACAGGTAGTGCTTTTTGTAAGTGTGGTTTTATTAAGTGGAATTGTTGGGATTCTTAAAAATAATTCATTTAATTTGTTAAACCAGAAAATTCAATCAAGAGGTAGTTACGTTCAAAACGAGATGATTCAACATTGGAGTAATGTTAGTGAATCTGAAAGCTTGATTAATGCTAATATTTTGCACAAGCTTCATAGTAAGGGTATTACGGTAAAGGATTTGGACAACAACACACAATTCACTAAGGAGTTGTTAGAAGATGTTTCGAGTAATTTGATATTTATGCTTAGAAAGAATTATGTAACAGGAGCATTTTTAATACTTGATAATGATTCTGAAGAAAAAGTAGGATTATATTTTAGAGATTTAGACCCTAATTCAAATCCAAGTGATAATTCAGATTTATTGATGGAAAGAGGTCCTGCTTCTATTGCACAAAATTTGGGGATTCCTTTAGATACATGGTGGAATAATAGGTTTATATTTAGTCAAAATAAGAATTCATCTCCAGAAGACTTTTTCTCAAAGCCTATTAATGCAGCTGCAGATAATAAAGGATTATCTTATAAGGATTTAGGATATTGGAGTAAACCATTTTCATTAAATGATAAAGATATACAGATTGTTACTTATTCTGTTCCATTGTTAGACGAAAATGGCAAACCATATGGAGTTCTTGGAATTGCTATTTCATTGAATTACCTAAATTCATTACTTTCATATGATGAAATAGATTCTAATGGTAAAGGTGTTTATCTAGTAGGCGTTGACGATAACAAGAATATGAACTTTGAAAAGATTACAACGACAGGACCATTAGCAGGAAAAATACTTGGAGAAGAAAAAAACATTCAGTTTAATAAAAAAGAAATATATGATTCAATATATAAGATAAAAGAACCAGATTCAAAAAATATAGCCTATGCATCAACAAAATATATTAATTTATACAATACAAATACACCATTTGAAAAAGATACTTGGGCAATTATTGGAATAATAGAAAAGGATAATCTTCTATATTATTCAGAGAGATTTGAAAGGCTTCTAGTGGTATCATTAATTATTTCGACTCTGGGTGGAATAATAGTAATTGTTATTGTAGGTCAAAGGGTTACGAAGCCAATAAGAAATTTAGCTCAGGATGTTAGAGAAAGTAATCCTAGTAAACCAATAGAACTTGGGAAAATAAGTATCTCAGAAATCGATGAGTTGTCATCAGCAATAATGACTTTAAGTTCTAACGTAGCAGACTCCGCTTCGAAAATGTCTCAAATTATAAAATTATTTAATATGCCAATAGGGGCTTTTGAATATAAAATAGGACATGAAGTGGTGCTATGTACCGACACATTTTTCGATGTAATAGGAATTGAAAAATCAAAGCGATTTGATTCATATGTAGATAAAAGATATTTCAGTAAAATTATAAAGAAGATAACAGAGGAGAAAGAAAGTTTTCAAGAAGAAACTTATAGGATTAAAGGAGCGAATAAAGAAACTAAGTGGATTAAATTAAAAATTTTAGAGGAAGAGTCTAGAACATTAGGAGTAGTAAGTGATATTACACAAGAAATTTTAGAAAAGCAAAAAATAGAGTATGAGAGAGACTATGATATACTTACTAATATGTTAAATAGAAGAGCATTTCACAATACAGTAAAAGAAATATTAGAAAGCGATGATCTTAAAGTTGGAGCATTTATAATGTGGGATTTAGATAACTTAAAATATGTAAATGATACTTATGGACATGATTATGGAGATGAATACATAAGAAAAGCATCCGAAATATTAAAGGAATTTGAGAAATATGGAGGAATTGTTGGAAGAAGATCAGGAGATGAATTCTATACATTTTTATACGGATATGAAGATAAGTACGAAATTAGGAAAATTGTAAAAAGTATTCACTCTGGTATAGAGAATTCAGTACTTAAGCTACCTAATAACAGAGAGCTGAAAATAAGAATATCAACAGGTATAGCATGGTATCCGTATGATGCTGTAACTTTTAATGATTTAGCTAAGTATTCAGATTTCGCAATGTATAAAATTAAGAAAACAGTAAAAGGAAATATAAGTGAGTTTAACAAAGAAGAATATACTGAGGATTCTTTCCTGTTTAGCAGTCAAGAAGATTTAAATAAATTACTTGATGAAAAACTTATTAAGTATGCATTTCAGCCAATAATAGATGCAAGAACAGGAAAAGTATTTGCGTATGAAGCTCTTATGCGGTCACAGTTAGAGTCCCTTAGAAATCCTCTTCATATAATAAAGCTTGCAACAGCCGATTCACGATTATACGAAATAGAAAAAATTACATTTTTTAAAGCTCTTGAGAGTTTTGTAAGGAATAAAGAGGAATTCAAGGATGCTAAACTTTTTATAAATTCTTTGCCGAACTATGTCTTATCATATGAAGATACAAAGCGGTTTGAAGAATTGTATGGAGAACATCTTGATAGATTAGTAATAGAACTACTTGAAAATGAACGCTCTAATGGAGATAACATTTCTATAAAAAGAAAAGTAATTGAAAAGTGGAACGCCAAACTTGCTATTGATGATTTTGGTTCAGGATATAATAATGAAGCAGTATTGTTAGCAATTACACCGGATTATGTTAAAATAGATATGGAAATTGTAAGAGGAATTGATAAAGATTTAAATAGGCAGCAGATTTCAAAAAACCTCATATCTTATGCTAAACAAAGAAAAATTAAAGTTGTAGCTGAAGGGGTTGAAACAAGAGAAGAATTAACGAAACTTATAGAGTTTGGAGTTGACTATCTCCAAGGATATTATTTTAGCAAACCAGAATTTACTCCACCTGAGATAAGTAAAGACTTAGTTATGGATATTCTGGAAATCAATAAAGAATTTAACACAAAATAA
- a CDS encoding DUF342 domain-containing protein yields the protein MEKEVGAKVVNGKIIIADGINGEIITIKAKENVNLFINDVECERFKPYEVSSKDKITYNCEATPAKREVNITISEDKMKAYMTVEYTPKTEYKIKDREFYINLAVSTEVLSAEEPEYFTVQELYKKLKEKGIVFGIKEESLELILKGCSSEVLVAEGLEPVKDTPSEVKLFFTPTQMVFPEPDSNEKVDFKNLFRISNVNAGDKIAEIIPEVLGKNGMNIFGKVIEREYIRSLPIDASKGCKIENNDIIALIDGKAHIANRSVSVNPIYTVESVNMETCNIKFYGDVEVYDSVQDNMFVSAGGSLDVSQNVNMANVVTGGEITILGNTINSKILSGQVDIRKKEYSDVLTEFKNILVSMIEYINGLNLQNFERKDFVKTLTEKNFGSFQKVALNIISLNIKNKTKRSKLVDFIKGKILGLNILEIKSIFDLKTLLNILDNEIDYYDKNIIVPLDIRIGYCQECEIKSTGNIIIGGKGEYTSKLTAMKDIIFTRSDSVARGGVLSAGQNISLGVVGSRAYIPTTLMVPQYGRITAAKAYANTVFCFGRTKVTLDEDLKNINVYFNSEKRAIEFGKTAL from the coding sequence ATGGAAAAAGAAGTAGGCGCTAAAGTTGTTAACGGGAAAATAATAATAGCTGATGGGATAAATGGGGAAATTATAACTATAAAAGCTAAAGAAAATGTAAATTTATTTATTAATGATGTAGAATGTGAAAGGTTTAAACCATATGAAGTAAGTTCGAAAGATAAGATTACTTATAATTGTGAGGCAACTCCTGCAAAGAGAGAAGTAAATATAACTATATCTGAAGATAAAATGAAAGCTTATATGACAGTAGAGTATACACCTAAGACTGAATATAAAATAAAAGACAGAGAATTTTACATAAATTTAGCTGTATCTACTGAAGTTCTGTCGGCAGAAGAACCTGAATACTTTACTGTTCAAGAGTTATATAAAAAACTAAAAGAAAAAGGAATAGTTTTTGGAATCAAAGAAGAATCTTTAGAGTTGATCTTAAAAGGGTGTTCTAGTGAAGTTTTAGTCGCAGAAGGATTGGAGCCAGTTAAGGATACACCAAGCGAGGTGAAGTTGTTTTTTACACCAACTCAAATGGTTTTTCCGGAACCAGATTCTAATGAGAAAGTAGACTTTAAAAATTTATTTAGAATTTCCAATGTTAATGCTGGAGATAAAATCGCAGAAATAATCCCTGAGGTTCTAGGAAAAAATGGAATGAATATTTTTGGTAAAGTTATAGAGCGCGAATATATTCGAAGCTTACCAATTGATGCATCAAAAGGATGTAAGATTGAGAATAATGATATTATAGCGCTTATTGATGGAAAAGCACATATTGCTAATAGAAGCGTTAGCGTAAATCCTATTTACACCGTAGAATCAGTAAATATGGAAACTTGCAATATTAAATTTTATGGAGATGTAGAGGTTTATGATAGTGTACAGGATAATATGTTTGTTAGTGCTGGAGGATCATTAGATGTAAGCCAAAATGTTAATATGGCGAATGTTGTGACAGGTGGAGAAATAACAATCTTAGGGAACACAATTAATTCAAAGATATTATCAGGACAAGTAGATATAAGAAAAAAAGAATACTCGGATGTGCTTACTGAATTTAAAAATATTTTAGTTAGTATGATAGAGTATATTAACGGATTGAATCTACAAAATTTTGAAAGAAAAGACTTTGTAAAGACATTGACTGAAAAGAATTTTGGGAGTTTTCAAAAAGTAGCATTAAATATAATTTCTTTAAATATAAAAAATAAAACAAAACGCAGTAAACTTGTAGATTTTATAAAAGGAAAGATATTAGGACTTAATATATTGGAAATAAAATCAATCTTTGATCTAAAAACATTACTTAATATATTAGACAATGAAATAGATTATTATGATAAGAATATAATAGTCCCGCTAGATATTAGGATAGGTTATTGCCAAGAGTGCGAGATAAAATCTACAGGAAATATTATCATAGGCGGTAAAGGTGAATATACTTCAAAGTTAACTGCAATGAAGGATATAATTTTTACAAGATCTGATTCGGTGGCCAGAGGCGGTGTCTTATCTGCCGGGCAAAATATAAGTTTAGGAGTAGTAGGAAGCAGAGCATATATACCTACAACGCTAATGGTACCACAGTATGGAAGAATAACTGCTGCTAAAGCATATGCAAACACAGTATTTTGCTTTGGTAGGACAAAGGTTACATTGGATGAAGATTTGAAAAATATTAATGTATATTTTAATAGTGAGAAAAGGGCAATTGAATTTGGTAAAACGGCACTGTAA
- a CDS encoding nucleobase:cation symporter-2 family protein, translating into MELSNKEILIEDLDCKNEEISELLYGVEDKPNLSTQILLGFQHIFAAFGGIIVVPLVISSALGFDIVTSTALMSATILSAGIATFIQSRGIGPVGARVACIMGTDFTFVAPSIAIGSIYGLPGILGGTILGSLVGIGLSFVIRPMMKLFPPLVTGTVITLIGLTLLPVSMDWAAGGSGSPNYGNLTNISIAMIVMIITLLLNRYGKGLVSSASILIGMAIGYIVCIPLGMVDFSSVSSASFVSFPKIFEHGVNFDPKLVLPFIPAYFVTTIGTVGCLKAIGEVSKVEMGDKRIGAGVLSDGLGSMLAGILGTFPNTCFSQNVGLIPLTKVASKYVAMMAGIILVILGFLPKFAALINIMPQPVLGGVGIVMFGTVAASGIKTLSRVELNNRNLLIIATAIGLGVGITFRPDFISQLPEGLKMIFSSGISTGTIAALILNLLLKQEKSGVE; encoded by the coding sequence ATGGAATTAAGTAACAAAGAGATTTTAATCGAAGATTTGGACTGTAAAAATGAAGAAATTAGCGAACTTCTATATGGAGTTGAAGACAAGCCTAATTTATCTACACAAATTTTGCTAGGATTTCAGCATATATTTGCTGCGTTTGGAGGAATTATAGTAGTTCCATTAGTTATTTCAAGTGCATTGGGATTTGATATAGTTACGTCAACAGCACTTATGAGTGCAACTATATTGTCAGCCGGGATAGCAACTTTTATTCAATCTAGGGGTATTGGTCCTGTTGGTGCAAGAGTTGCATGTATAATGGGGACAGATTTTACATTTGTAGCTCCATCAATTGCAATTGGTAGTATTTACGGACTTCCAGGCATATTAGGTGGAACAATACTTGGGTCATTAGTTGGAATAGGTTTAAGCTTTGTAATACGACCTATGATGAAATTATTTCCACCGCTTGTTACAGGAACAGTGATAACATTGATAGGACTAACTCTATTACCTGTATCTATGGATTGGGCTGCTGGTGGTAGTGGTTCGCCTAATTATGGAAACTTAACTAATATTTCAATTGCTATGATTGTAATGATTATAACTTTATTGTTAAACAGATATGGAAAGGGATTAGTAAGTAGCGCCTCAATATTAATTGGAATGGCAATTGGATACATTGTTTGTATTCCTCTTGGAATGGTTGATTTTTCATCAGTAAGTTCAGCAAGTTTTGTATCATTTCCAAAGATATTTGAGCATGGAGTTAACTTTGATCCTAAATTAGTACTTCCATTCATTCCTGCTTATTTTGTTACAACAATTGGAACAGTAGGATGTTTAAAAGCTATCGGAGAAGTTTCAAAGGTTGAAATGGGCGATAAGAGAATTGGAGCAGGAGTATTATCTGATGGACTTGGAAGCATGCTTGCAGGTATTCTTGGAACTTTCCCTAATACATGTTTTAGCCAAAATGTAGGTTTAATTCCGTTAACAAAAGTGGCAAGTAAATATGTCGCTATGATGGCTGGGATAATATTAGTAATATTAGGGTTTTTACCAAAGTTTGCAGCACTAATAAATATAATGCCTCAACCAGTTTTGGGTGGAGTAGGTATTGTAATGTTTGGTACAGTTGCGGCATCTGGAATTAAGACCTTGAGCAGAGTTGAATTGAATAATCGTAATTTATTAATAATAGCAACAGCAATTGGACTTGGTGTTGGGATTACATTCCGTCCTGATTTTATAAGTCAATTACCAGAAGGTCTTAAAATGATTTTCTCATCAGGTATTTCGACTGGAACCATTGCAGCGCTAATATTAAATTTATTATTAAAACAAGAAAAGAGTGGAGTAGAATAG
- a CDS encoding xanthine phosphoribosyltransferase has protein sequence MESLHKRILEEGQALSENVLKVDSFLNHQVDPELMYEMGTYFKNYFENHKITKVFTIESSGIAPAVMTAMQMNLPMVTLKKQNSKILNGDVYQTTVHSFTKSLDYELTLSKKYINDEDNILVIDDFLANGEAALGAARLIEEAGAKVAGIGIVIEKSFQKGAQMLKDKGYDVYSLARIAKLSKGIIEFVK, from the coding sequence ATGGAAAGCTTACATAAAAGAATTTTAGAAGAAGGACAAGCATTATCAGAAAATGTACTGAAAGTTGATTCGTTTTTAAATCATCAAGTGGATCCGGAATTAATGTACGAAATGGGTACATACTTTAAAAATTACTTTGAGAATCATAAAATAACAAAGGTGTTTACAATTGAAAGTTCTGGTATAGCACCTGCTGTGATGACTGCAATGCAAATGAATTTGCCTATGGTTACTCTAAAAAAGCAAAACTCAAAAATACTGAATGGTGATGTTTATCAAACAACTGTACATTCATTTACTAAAAGCTTAGATTATGAGTTGACATTATCTAAAAAATATATAAATGATGAAGATAATATATTAGTTATAGATGATTTTTTAGCAAATGGCGAAGCGGCACTTGGAGCTGCACGTTTGATAGAGGAAGCTGGAGCAAAAGTTGCTGGAATAGGAATAGTAATAGAAAAGTCATTCCAAAAAGGTGCTCAAATGCTTAAGGATAAAGGATATGATGTATACTCTTTGGCAAGAATAGCGAAACTATCAAAAGGCATAATAGAATTTGTTAAATAA